DNA from Candidatus Baltobacteraceae bacterium:
ACGGGAAACAAGACCGAACGGCTGCTCGGGTATTTCACGTGGCACGCCGACGATACGCCCCCCGTCAATCCGATCGGCGATCTGTTTAAAACGCAGGTGTGGGAACTAGCCCGCTATCTCGGCGTTCCGCCCGCACTGATCGAGAAGGCTCCGAGCGCCGACCTCGAGGCGGGTCAGACCGACGAAGCCGATCTCGGCATAACGTACGCGCGCGCCGATGCGATTCTGGCGCAGCTGCTGCTCGGGTACTCCAACGCGCAGCTCGTGACGCGCGGCTTTGCCGCCGAGGAGGTCGCCCTGATACGCAGGCGCGTGGACGGGACGCACTGGAAGCGCCACCTTCCCACGACCGCGATGCTCACGAGCACCGCAATCAACGAGTTTTACTTACGCCCCGTCGACTACTGACAATATGTGTCATCCTGAGCGTAGTCGCGAAGCGACGAAGTCGAAGGGCAGGCGTATGTGAGAAAAGCTTTTTTCCCCGTCGGTTTGAATCTCGACGGGCGCAAGTGCGTCGTCATCGGCGCGCCCGACGACCGCGAAGCGATCGAGAAAACCGCGGCTTTGGAAGAGTCCGGTGCAAACGTTCGCCGGCTGACCGATCCGCGGGCGGTTCGCGACGAGGATGTGATCGACGCATTCTTCGTGATTTCGACGCCGCAGGACGAGGCGCTCTCCGCGCGTCTGCGCGCATTGGCCGATCGGCACCGGTTCCTGCTCTGCTGCATCGATCAACCGGCTCACGGATTCGTCGCGATGACGGCGATTGCCAAGGCCGGTCCCGTCCGCGTCGCGATCTCGACGGCCGGCCTTGCGCCGCGCGTCGGCAAGAAACTGAAGCAGGCGCTCCAGCGCGCGATGGATGCGACGTTTGCGGCGTTCGTCGGCGAACTCGCCGAGCGCCGGCAGCGCGTGCGCGAAGCGCACCCTCACGTTGAGGAATCGGCGCTGCGCCGCTCCGACGCGATCGAAGCGGCCGACGGTTTTGAAGCCGACGTGACCTTTCGCTATCCTCAGTGGTTCCGCAATGGCGGCGCTTGAACTGATTGCCGTCGGCACGGAGCTGCTGCTGGGGCAGCTCGTCGACACGAACACCACGCATATCGAGCAGCAGCTGGCGGAAAACGGAATCGACGTGCGCGCAACCCACACGATCGGCGATAATCGCGAACGCATCGCGGCGGTGATCTCCGACGCGCTCGCGCGAGCCGACGGCGTCATCACGACGGGCGGGCTCGGCCCGACGATCGACGACCTCACGAAGGAGGCGGTCTGCGACGCGCTCGGTTTCGGCGTGGAGTTATACGAGCCGGCGCTGCGGCAAATGGAGTCCTTCTTCGCGCAGATCGGCCGCGAGATGCGTCCCAACAATCGCAAGCAGGCGGAGTTGCCGGCCGGCAGCCGCCCGCTCGACAATCCGCACGGCACGGCGCCCGGGTTCGTCGCGTTCGACGCAAACGGAAAGTTCGTCGCTTGCATGCCGGGCGTGCCGCGCGAGATGAAACCGATGCTGGCAGAGCGCTTACTGCCGTTCTTACGCGAGCGGTTTGCGGTGAACTCGGCGATTTACACGCGCGTGCTCCATACCATCAATCTCGGCGAGTCGGAGATCGACCATCGCATCGACGACCTCTTTCGTGCCGGTGAAAACCCGAAGATTGCCGTACTCGCGCACGAGTATCGCGCCGACGTGAAGATCATGGCCAAAGCGGCGTCGGCGCGAGAAGCGCAAGCGATGATCGCCCCGATCCAGCGCGAGATCGAGATGCGGCTCGAGGGTCACGTTTTCGGAACCGATGAAGCGACGATCCAGTCGTCGATTCACGCAGCGCTGCAGGCGCGCGGCGAAATGCTCGCGGTCGCCGAGTCGTGTACGGGCGGCCGCATCGCGGCAGCGCTCACGAGCGTTCCGGGCTCGTCGAAGAGCTTCACCGGCGGGGTCGTGGCGTACGACAATGCCGTCAAAACGGCGGCGCTCGGCGTCGAGGCCGAGCTCATCGAGCGCGCCGGTGCGGTGAGCGAAGAGGTCGCGATCGCGATGGCCCGGGGAGCGCGGGAACGCCTCGGGGCCGACGTGGCCCTGTCGACGACCGGCATTGCGGGCCCTGACGGCGGCACCCCGGAGAAGCCGGTCGGGCTCGTATGGTTCGCGATCGACGACGTTTCGGGGGCGCGCGCGTGGCGGATCGTGTTCCGGGGCGATCGCGCTGCCGTGCAGAGCCGCGCGACGACCGCTGGGTTGGGTATGATCTGGAAACGATGCCATGGGTGAGACTGCTTGCTTGCGCGGCGCTCGCCGGCTCGCTTGCTGCTTGCACGGCCGTCGAACGACTCGCGCACAAACCGGCGCAATACATCGACCTGAACTATCCGGTCGGTAAGAGCGCTCAACAACAATATCCGCACACGGTCGATGCGTCCGGCGCGCTGTGGTACATCGACGGCGACGCGCTCGTCCGCTCGACTGCACCGTCGCGGCGCGACGTCGTGCACGATCCGGACGTTAAATCCGGCACGCTTTTTTGGTACGACCGGGCCGTGTATGCCGTCGACGGCAGCGGAACGACGCTGGCGCGCGTCGGCACGAAGCTGCACGTCGAACCCACCGATGTGCCCGATAAATACGCGCCGGTGGAGGGAGCTATCGCCGACTCGCGTAACCGCTGGGTCGTCCTCGCACAAACCAAACCGCACGAGCTTGCCGTGCTGGACGTCTGGAAGTGGTACGGCGAGCGGATTCCGGCATCCATCGACCCGTACGCGTCGACGTTAGCGGGCGGAGCTCACGGCAAAAAGTATCTCGTCGTCGCCGACGCGACCAAACCGGTCATCGCGATCAAGAACCGCTGGAACGGCCGCTCGGTAATCGTTAGCGTTCCCGACAACGCGTGCTTTTCGGGTTCGCGCGGTACGTGGCACGTGCCGGTCGACGTTCGCGGCCGAGACAGTACGAAAACCTGGGTGACGGCCGGAAGCCACATCGTCTCCATTGACCTTCCGAGCAAGCGAACCTTGCGCACTTGGGACGTCGACGGGTGCGCGATGCGCATCTTACGTGCGGACGCCGATCAGGCGACGGTCCTCTTGGGATCGCGTGACGGCAACACGTTCACGTCATCGGTCGTGCGCGTCGACCACGGCGGCGTTCATCCGCTCGATCAGTACGGAAAACTCGACGGTCTGGCCGGCGGCGCGATTATCGACCGCTACGAACGTTTGTGGTGGTACGACGCGAAAGCTCACGCTTTCGTCTGCCGCACCCCCCTCGCTTAACCGGCGTTAGCTTCCGTACCCTACTGCTTTTAGCACCCGTTGCGTTGCGACGGCGTCTTCGAACGTCGGCAGAGCGTTGGGTTGGCCTTCGATCGCTTTGACGAACTCGTCGTAGAGCTCCATCAACAGTGGAACGTTTCCGTTGATCGTGCTGAGTTTGGCGTACGGTGACGGCTTGCAGTCGAGCTCGCTGGTTTCATCCTTCTCAACGGTAAAGAGCTGGAGTTCGATCATGCTGGAGCCGCTGGCAACCGCACTGCGATCCTCACCGTGTAGCGCGCACGTATATCCCTCCGCCGCGGTCGTGCCGTCGACCGTCAACCGCGCGATGAGCCCGTCACCGTAATCGAGCAGCGCGAACGCGCCGTCGTCAACCGTCGACGCAAACTCGCCCTCGTCGTCGTGCCGAACCACATTTGCCGTGCGCGTCATGCCGAGCGTGCGCTGCGGCACGCGCGCGACCAGCCAGCTAGCCTGATCGATGAGATGTGATAGCATCGCGCCCGCGAGGCCGCCGCCGCGATCGCGGTCGAACCACCACCCGCGCGTGCGGCGGCTCGATCGATGGAGCATCGGGCGCAGTGACGTGATCTCGACGTCGCGCAGCGGATCGAGATGATGGTTGACCACCAGCTCCTTGAGCGCTTGCGCTTGCGGAACGAAACGAAACTCGTGAGCGACCCCGCACGCGGTGCCGGCCGCTTTGGCGGCACCCAGCATCGCCTCGGCGTCCGCGACGCTGATTGCAAAAGGCTTCTCGCAGATGACGGGCTTGCGCGCGTCGAGCGCGGCCGACACGTCATCTTTATGCGCAAACGGTGGGGAAGCAATCGTGACGGCGTCGAGCTCGACGCCCGCGAGCATTTCGGCGCACGACCGAAAATGATGCGGTATGCCGCGCTCCTCCGCGACGCGCGCCGCGCTGTGCGGCGACGCGAGCGCGACGACCTCGAATCGTTTATG
Protein-coding regions in this window:
- a CDS encoding Gfo/Idh/MocA family oxidoreductase, with translation MKTYRIGIAGAGFGVHAHLPALLAHKRFEVVALASPHSAARVAEERGIPHHFRSCAEMLAGVELDAVTIASPPFAHKDDVSAALDARKPVICEKPFAISVADAEAMLGAAKAAGTACGVAHEFRFVPQAQALKELVVNHHLDPLRDVEITSLRPMLHRSSRRTRGWWFDRDRGGGLAGAMLSHLIDQASWLVARVPQRTLGMTRTANVVRHDDEGEFASTVDDGAFALLDYGDGLIARLTVDGTTAAEGYTCALHGEDRSAVASGSSMIELQLFTVEKDETSELDCKPSPYAKLSTINGNVPLLMELYDEFVKAIEGQPNALPTFEDAVATQRVLKAVGYGS
- a CDS encoding competence/damage-inducible protein A, with translation MAALELIAVGTELLLGQLVDTNTTHIEQQLAENGIDVRATHTIGDNRERIAAVISDALARADGVITTGGLGPTIDDLTKEAVCDALGFGVELYEPALRQMESFFAQIGREMRPNNRKQAELPAGSRPLDNPHGTAPGFVAFDANGKFVACMPGVPREMKPMLAERLLPFLRERFAVNSAIYTRVLHTINLGESEIDHRIDDLFRAGENPKIAVLAHEYRADVKIMAKAASAREAQAMIAPIQREIEMRLEGHVFGTDEATIQSSIHAALQARGEMLAVAESCTGGRIAAALTSVPGSSKSFTGGVVAYDNAVKTAALGVEAELIERAGAVSEEVAIAMARGARERLGADVALSTTGIAGPDGGTPEKPVGLVWFAIDDVSGARAWRIVFRGDRAAVQSRATTAGLGMIWKRCHG
- a CDS encoding NAD(P)-dependent oxidoreductase; translation: MRKAFFPVGLNLDGRKCVVIGAPDDREAIEKTAALEESGANVRRLTDPRAVRDEDVIDAFFVISTPQDEALSARLRALADRHRFLLCCIDQPAHGFVAMTAIAKAGPVRVAISTAGLAPRVGKKLKQALQRAMDATFAAFVGELAERRQRVREAHPHVEESALRRSDAIEAADGFEADVTFRYPQWFRNGGA